The Christensenella timonensis DNA segment GCCGGTCTTGATGGCATAGTTTTCCGCCGGGAGCCCGAACGCGTCAAACCCCATCGGATGGAACACGTTGTGCCCTGTCATACGCATAAAGCGCGCATAGGTATCCGAAAGGCTGTAGTTGTACCAATGCCCGACGTGCAGATTCGCGCCCGACGGGTAAGAAAACATTTCCAATACATAGTGCTTGGGCTTTAAGCTGTTTTTATCAAATTTATAAAGTCCCGTTTCCGCCCATTTCTTTTGCCATTTCTTCTCGATATCTGTAAAGTTCAATTCCTTCGCCTCCGCGGTCACAAATTTCAATATACCCAATTATTATCGGTTATTTTGGGTATAAAGTCAATTATCTGTGAACAAAAGAAGCGGCGGAAACCATGCTTTATTCATATGAAAAAGGAATAAGGCTGTTTGGGTCGACCACGCATATCGAAAGGTCTTTCCGGCGGGCATATCCGAGGGTATACCTCGTACCGCCTGCAGATATCCCGTCATAAACGGCGATCATGTGCATGGAATGATCTGCCAAAAAACGGTTGCGGGCAAGCAGGCAGCCGTCGGTATATTCATTGCCCAAAAGAATTTTGCGGTCTGCCTGCGCAAGGATGCTTTTGTAACGTCCTTGCTCCGCCGCATCCCAACGCTGTGCCTGTGCGAGGTAGGGAATCACGCATACGAGCCGCAGGTGTTCGCCGATCAGTACGCGCAGCTTCAAAATTAGTTCGGCACACAGCATATCAGTACCCTGCGCCATCCCACACAAAAAGGTATCACAGCCGTGCAGCAGCACTTTTTCCAGTATTTCCTTGGTGAGCCGCTGCTCTAACAGCCTGTACTGTGGATGGTCTTCATCGCGCAGGAAGGGCAGCTTGTGGGGGCGGTGCCCGGTGAAGCAGCAAACATGGGTTTTGTTCATAAATATAATCTCCAAATATAGTGATTTATCACTATATTATAACATAAAAAACGAGAATTAGTGATTTATCACTAATATTGAGGTTTTGTGCAGCATATGCTAAAAGTGATAAATCACTAATGGAGATAAATCATGAATACGCAGAAAGCTGTTGCTAATAGAATCAGGCAGTTATGCAAGGAAAAGGGATTTACCCCGAATGGAATTGCCAATTTTGCAGCAGTACCGCAAGGAACAGTGAAAAGTATATTAAATGGCGAAAGCCAAAATCCGGGGATCGTTAACATCAAA contains these protein-coding regions:
- a CDS encoding helix-turn-helix domain-containing protein — translated: MNTQKAVANRIRQLCKEKGFTPNGIANFAAVPQGTVKSILNGESQNPGIVNIKKLCDGFGITLGEFFSTPEFDGLEQEIK
- a CDS encoding SLOG family protein, producing MNKTHVCCFTGHRPHKLPFLRDEDHPQYRLLEQRLTKEILEKVLLHGCDTFLCGMAQGTDMLCAELILKLRVLIGEHLRLVCVIPYLAQAQRWDAAEQGRYKSILAQADRKILLGNEYTDGCLLARNRFLADHSMHMIAVYDGISAGGTRYTLGYARRKDLSICVVDPNSLIPFSYE